In Alteromonas mediterranea DE, a single genomic region encodes these proteins:
- a CDS encoding beta-galactosidase, translating into MKTVAQIVAQNDWQNPVVFQRNRVGGHSPHHGYKTLEDALHNANAQKYLLNGEWDFCLFDAPEQVPESLLAATLSAEERAKWQSIVVPSNWQLKGYDKPIYCNVKYPFPVNPPIVPSENPTGCYRTTFSVTSAQLSQRNHIVFEGVNSAFHLWCNGEYVGYSQDSRLPAEFDISNLLVEGENRLAAMVIRWSDGSYLEDQDMWWLSGIFRDVSLITKPRQHIQDVFVTPTLDACYRDATVSVRTSIKAQLRCKVGIQLFDGDTTVTEQIVTGTNNKRVDEKGGWDDVVFQTLEVKEPKHWTAETPYLYRIVVSLIDDSGNVIDREAYNVGFRNVEMKNGQLLVNGKAVLIRGVNRHEHHQVKGHAINEDDMLEDIKLLKQNNFNAVRTAHYPNHPRWYELCDEYGLYVVDEANIETHGMFPMGRLSRDPLWAGAYMARFTQMVERDKNHPSIIIWSLGNECGHGPTHDAMYGWAKSFDPSRPVQYEGGGADTTATDIIAPMYARVDTDVEDDAVPKWAIKKWLSLPGENRPVILCEYAHAMGNSLGSFDEYWKAFKDYPRLQGGFIWDWVDQGLTKHTDSGDAFWAYGGDFGDTDNDRQFCINGLLFPDRTPHPHLFEAKYCQQHLSFSLTEETDKWQLSVKSDYLFRHTDNELLRWQVLENGKPIIEGECPIYVAPQQAQTVSIAPEINFKAGALYHLNIDVVLANDCAWAKAGHVIDTAQLALANKSGLIPFVSTANVANENAESGVTVKAENTTLLVSVKNNVFSFNSESGLLTSWLHEDSEMLSAPLEDNFFRAPLDNDIGVSEVDNPDPNAWESRWRRAGIGKWDRICTSVDVEQSTFDVRITSLFEYHYNDKLIAATKWVYTINHQAALTVEVEVLLDDSLPPMPRIGLQAAVPAPRSNEQERMRVTWQGLGPFENYPDRKAAARFGEHSLSIADLQTHYIFPTDNGLRSDCKQLNISGLRVNGQFCFSVSEYGQVQLDTAKHTSDLMPQDCVFVYIDHAHMGVGGDDSWSPSTHKAFLIEEKCYRYSVTFCAKV; encoded by the coding sequence ATGAAAACCGTTGCGCAGATAGTGGCTCAAAACGATTGGCAAAACCCCGTGGTATTTCAGAGAAACCGAGTAGGCGGCCACAGCCCACATCACGGTTATAAAACGTTAGAAGATGCCCTACATAACGCCAATGCGCAAAAGTACCTTTTAAATGGAGAATGGGACTTTTGTTTGTTCGACGCGCCTGAACAGGTGCCCGAAAGCCTGCTGGCCGCTACATTAAGTGCCGAAGAGCGGGCAAAATGGCAATCCATTGTTGTGCCCTCAAACTGGCAACTAAAGGGCTACGATAAACCTATTTACTGCAACGTTAAGTATCCTTTCCCGGTAAACCCACCGATAGTACCCAGTGAAAACCCTACCGGATGCTACCGAACCACGTTTAGCGTAACCAGCGCGCAGTTATCTCAACGCAACCACATTGTATTTGAGGGGGTGAACAGCGCCTTCCACTTATGGTGTAACGGTGAGTATGTTGGCTATTCGCAAGATAGTCGTTTACCGGCAGAATTCGACATATCCAATTTGTTGGTCGAGGGCGAGAACCGCTTAGCGGCCATGGTCATCAGGTGGTCTGACGGCAGCTACTTAGAAGATCAAGACATGTGGTGGCTAAGCGGTATTTTCCGTGATGTAAGCTTAATTACAAAGCCACGTCAGCACATTCAAGATGTGTTTGTTACGCCCACGCTAGATGCTTGTTATCGCGACGCTACTGTGTCTGTTCGAACGTCAATTAAAGCGCAGTTACGCTGCAAAGTAGGTATTCAGCTTTTCGATGGTGACACGACTGTTACCGAACAAATCGTTACGGGCACCAACAATAAGCGTGTCGACGAGAAAGGCGGGTGGGACGATGTCGTCTTTCAAACCCTAGAAGTTAAAGAGCCAAAACACTGGACAGCAGAAACCCCTTACCTTTATCGCATTGTTGTATCGCTGATTGATGATAGCGGTAATGTGATAGACCGTGAAGCCTACAACGTGGGTTTCCGAAATGTTGAAATGAAAAATGGGCAGCTTCTTGTTAACGGCAAGGCTGTGCTTATTCGCGGTGTAAATCGTCACGAACACCATCAAGTAAAAGGCCATGCCATCAACGAAGATGATATGCTTGAAGATATTAAACTATTAAAGCAGAACAACTTCAATGCGGTGCGCACTGCGCATTATCCTAATCACCCTCGCTGGTATGAACTTTGTGATGAATACGGGCTTTATGTGGTTGATGAAGCCAATATCGAAACCCACGGTATGTTTCCAATGGGGCGGCTGTCCCGCGACCCGCTATGGGCTGGCGCTTACATGGCGCGTTTTACCCAAATGGTAGAACGCGATAAAAACCACCCCAGTATTATCATCTGGTCGTTAGGCAATGAATGTGGTCATGGCCCTACGCATGATGCCATGTATGGCTGGGCAAAATCTTTCGACCCGTCTCGGCCTGTTCAATATGAAGGTGGCGGTGCCGACACTACGGCTACCGATATCATAGCGCCTATGTATGCACGTGTAGATACTGACGTAGAAGACGACGCTGTGCCTAAATGGGCAATAAAAAAATGGCTGTCGCTACCTGGTGAAAACCGGCCCGTTATTTTATGCGAATACGCCCATGCTATGGGGAATAGTTTGGGGAGTTTTGATGAGTATTGGAAAGCCTTCAAAGACTATCCACGTCTTCAAGGCGGCTTTATTTGGGACTGGGTTGACCAAGGGCTGACGAAACACACTGATAGCGGCGACGCGTTCTGGGCTTACGGCGGTGACTTTGGCGATACCGACAACGACAGACAGTTTTGTATCAACGGGCTGTTATTCCCTGACAGAACCCCACACCCGCATTTATTTGAAGCGAAATATTGTCAGCAACACCTAAGCTTTTCGTTAACGGAAGAGACTGACAAGTGGCAGCTTAGCGTAAAGAGTGACTACCTGTTTAGACATACCGATAATGAGCTGCTTCGCTGGCAGGTGTTAGAGAATGGTAAACCCATCATAGAAGGGGAGTGCCCCATTTATGTTGCACCACAGCAAGCCCAAACCGTTAGTATCGCGCCCGAAATCAATTTTAAAGCCGGCGCACTCTATCACCTAAATATCGACGTTGTATTAGCTAACGACTGTGCATGGGCGAAGGCAGGCCATGTTATCGATACCGCGCAGCTTGCGCTAGCTAACAAAAGCGGGCTAATTCCTTTTGTCTCAACCGCTAACGTCGCAAATGAAAATGCTGAGTCTGGAGTGACGGTCAAGGCAGAAAACACCACCTTATTAGTCAGTGTGAAAAATAACGTATTTAGTTTTAATAGCGAAAGTGGGCTTTTAACCTCGTGGCTACATGAAGATAGCGAGATGCTCAGCGCACCGCTAGAAGATAACTTTTTTAGAGCCCCGCTTGATAACGATATTGGTGTAAGTGAAGTTGATAACCCCGACCCAAATGCATGGGAGTCGCGCTGGCGCCGTGCTGGTATTGGAAAGTGGGACCGCATCTGCACCAGTGTAGACGTAGAGCAGAGTACCTTTGATGTGCGCATAACGTCGTTATTTGAGTATCATTATAACGACAAGCTCATTGCCGCAACCAAGTGGGTTTACACCATTAACCACCAGGCAGCGTTAACCGTAGAGGTAGAAGTGTTATTGGATGATAGTTTACCGCCCATGCCTCGAATTGGTTTGCAAGCCGCGGTACCGGCGCCCCGTAGCAACGAGCAAGAGCGAATGCGCGTTACATGGCAAGGGCTAGGGCCTTTCGAAAATTACCCAGACAGGAAAGCGGCAGCGCGTTTTGGTGAGCACTCGTTGTCGATAGCCGATTTGCAAACACACTATATATTTCCTACTGACAACGGTTTGCGTAGTGACTGTAAACAATTAAATATTAGTGGGCTAAGAGTGAACGGGCAGTTTTGCTTTAGTGTAAGCGAGTACGGCCAAGTGCAGCTAGATACTGCAAAGCATACTAGCGACCTCATGCCGCAAGACTGTGTGTTTGTGTATATTGATCATGCACATATGGGCGTAGGCGGCGACGACTCGTGGAGCCCTAGCACGCATAAAGCCTTCTTGATAGAAGAGAAGTGTTACCGTTATTCGGTGACATTCTGTGCGAAGGTATGA
- the arcA gene encoding two-component system response regulator ArcA encodes MQTPNVLIVEDEVVTRTTLKSLFEAEGYNVFEAENGDQMHDFFENHAINLVIMDINLPGKNGLILAREVRDRKNVGLIFLTGRDNDVDRILGLEIGADDYLTKPFNPRELTIRARNLLSRTTNSSEDDDLPSRVNFNGWTLDGDSRSLISPNGKEFRLPRSEFRALHLFLSNPGKILTREQLIMEMTGRELRPNDRTVDVTIRRIRKHFESDPTDEELIVTIHGEGYRFCGQVDG; translated from the coding sequence ATGCAGACGCCAAATGTGTTAATTGTTGAAGATGAAGTGGTAACCCGTACCACGCTTAAGAGTTTGTTTGAAGCGGAAGGGTATAATGTATTTGAAGCCGAAAACGGCGATCAAATGCATGATTTCTTCGAGAATCACGCTATCAATTTGGTTATCATGGATATTAACCTACCTGGAAAGAACGGCTTGATTCTAGCGCGTGAAGTTCGCGACCGTAAAAATGTTGGCCTTATCTTCCTAACGGGCAGAGATAACGATGTTGACCGTATCTTAGGTCTTGAAATCGGCGCAGACGATTACCTGACAAAGCCGTTCAACCCACGTGAATTAACTATTCGCGCGCGCAACTTACTGTCTCGCACAACCAACTCTTCAGAAGACGACGATTTACCAAGCCGTGTAAACTTTAACGGTTGGACGCTTGATGGTGACAGCCGTTCTTTGATTTCACCTAACGGTAAAGAGTTCCGCTTACCGCGTAGTGAATTCCGCGCACTACACCTGTTCCTTAGCAATCCAGGTAAAATCCTTACTCGTGAACAGCTCATCATGGAAATGACAGGTCGTGAGCTTCGTCCTAACGACCGTACGGTAGACGTAACCATTCGCCGTATTCGTAAACACTTCGAATCAGACCCGACAGATGAAGAGTTGATCGTAACCATTCACGGTGAAGGCTACCGCTTCTGCGGTCAGGTTGATGGTTAA
- a CDS encoding sensor histidine kinase, with the protein MTDKAVKLSIKSLFLWVVMSITTFSLAVLSSLAVYTQIKTYRHELESNALMLAKLVARSAATYLYDETPERIEAALSNLTAAEHVLNAHVYKAQNKSLAPQIFASYNKEGQLLLGGKENQLSALFMAPQLADNGKYLELSTKVFDTETNISLGWVYLRVSSDNFNQLVGKSIWLNLAVALALLAISFYSAVRMQRIVTGPVENIANFLQRTSRQRDYSARASGSTIKELDILADAVNVMLYRMQEYMQKQREAEEQHRKLNASLEDMVSHRTTALKDANQELIQTLEKLHQFQRQIVQNEKMASLGDMVAGVAHEVNTPIGLGVTASTMMLDRLAVIQKDFENKTLKASAMKRFLDESNENLNIIYRNLNRAAELISSFKQVAVDQTSETSRSFCVVQLVNEILLSLQPRLKKLKHNINVNCDPTLSVETKAGPINQILINLIMNSVIHGFESMEKGTIDIRVELVSNNKLKLVYTDNGKGIPPEIRKRIFDPFVTTKRGQGGSGLGMHLVYNLVTQALNGSISITGEEGDGVEFVIIFPVVNAKTSE; encoded by the coding sequence ATGACAGATAAAGCCGTCAAGCTTTCGATAAAAAGCCTTTTTCTTTGGGTGGTAATGTCAATTACCACTTTCTCCCTTGCGGTGCTGTCTAGCCTTGCCGTTTACACACAAATTAAAACCTACCGTCACGAACTTGAATCTAATGCGCTCATGCTTGCGAAACTTGTCGCCAGAAGCGCAGCGACATACCTTTACGACGAGACACCGGAACGTATTGAAGCAGCCTTAAGCAACCTTACTGCGGCCGAACACGTGCTAAACGCTCATGTTTATAAGGCGCAAAACAAGTCGTTAGCGCCTCAAATTTTTGCTTCATATAATAAAGAAGGCCAGTTATTACTGGGTGGCAAAGAAAACCAGTTGTCAGCACTTTTTATGGCGCCTCAACTGGCTGATAACGGTAAGTACCTAGAGCTAAGCACCAAGGTGTTCGACACAGAAACCAACATCTCATTAGGCTGGGTTTATTTAAGGGTATCGTCTGACAACTTTAATCAGCTTGTTGGAAAGTCTATTTGGCTTAATTTGGCGGTAGCACTCGCGCTATTGGCCATTAGTTTTTATTCGGCGGTGCGAATGCAGCGCATTGTTACCGGGCCTGTGGAAAATATAGCGAATTTCTTACAGCGTACTTCTCGGCAACGAGATTATTCCGCGCGAGCCAGCGGCTCGACAATCAAAGAACTAGATATTCTTGCTGACGCCGTTAATGTCATGCTGTATCGCATGCAGGAGTATATGCAAAAGCAACGGGAAGCCGAAGAACAGCATCGCAAGCTTAATGCTAGCCTTGAAGATATGGTTAGCCATCGTACCACTGCCTTAAAGGACGCTAATCAAGAGTTAATCCAAACGCTAGAAAAGCTTCACCAGTTCCAGCGCCAAATTGTACAAAATGAAAAAATGGCGTCACTTGGTGATATGGTGGCGGGGGTCGCTCATGAGGTAAACACCCCCATCGGTTTAGGCGTCACTGCGTCGACCATGATGTTAGACAGATTAGCCGTTATTCAAAAAGATTTTGAAAATAAAACGCTAAAAGCGAGCGCAATGAAGCGTTTTTTAGATGAGAGTAATGAAAACTTAAACATCATTTATCGCAATTTGAACAGAGCTGCCGAGCTTATTAGCAGTTTTAAGCAAGTTGCAGTCGATCAAACGTCAGAAACTAGCCGAAGTTTTTGCGTTGTACAGCTAGTTAATGAGATACTACTGTCATTGCAGCCTCGACTCAAAAAATTAAAACACAACATCAACGTAAATTGCGACCCTACCCTTAGCGTTGAAACGAAGGCTGGCCCAATAAACCAAATCTTGATTAACCTGATTATGAATTCAGTTATTCATGGGTTTGAATCTATGGAAAAAGGCACGATTGATATTCGTGTCGAGTTGGTGAGTAACAATAAGCTCAAGCTTGTTTATACCGATAATGGTAAAGGCATTCCCCCTGAAATTCGCAAGCGAATATTCGACCCCTTCGTGACAACAAAGCGTGGGCAAGGTGGTTCGGGATTGGGGATGCACTTGGTATACAACTTGGTAACGCAAGCCCTCAACGGTTCAATATCAATTACCGGCGAAGAAGGTGATGGCGTGGAATTTGTAATAATATTCCCCGTTGTTAATGCGAAAACCTCAGAATAG
- the glgA gene encoding glycogen synthase GlgA, translating to MNIVFAISEVEELVKTGGLADVGKALPLALNALGDDVTIVMPYYQVLADQLNLPTVTEQQTLFTEGQVYHFDIRHMLWHGIPVYFIDSPVHFMREGLYANAFEGYEDNGERFSFFSGAVLQTLKAIDTRADVIHCHDWHTAMLPFLLTYEQSGFFKETKTVFTIHNAAFQGVHKLETIPFLRHHPHILAQVHGGYINMLQSGIEFASKVTTVSPNYARELLTDLGSHGLHERLVNRQADLSGILNGCDYTQWNPETDTFLPENYSVDNLHPKTSCKRVLQEKCGLPPKAAVPLLGMVCRLTEQKGFAYILPILDDLIKHNIQMVIVGTGDPKVCMDLGEFAQQHPDQFAFINGFSSEHAHLVEAGADFFLMPSQFEPCGLNQMYSLAYGTIPIVRSVGGLKDTVIDYSNSDNGTGFVFDDPTPHALLSCIRRALLAFYEDAGKFREMQQRGMRTRFTWEAAAKDYQQLYASTQH from the coding sequence GTGAACATTGTATTTGCTATTTCAGAAGTTGAAGAATTGGTAAAAACCGGCGGTCTGGCAGATGTTGGAAAGGCGCTCCCACTAGCGCTTAACGCGCTTGGTGACGACGTCACTATTGTCATGCCCTATTATCAAGTACTTGCTGACCAGCTCAACTTACCTACGGTAACTGAACAGCAAACCTTATTTACCGAAGGCCAAGTTTACCACTTTGATATCCGCCATATGCTATGGCACGGCATCCCTGTTTATTTTATCGACTCGCCTGTTCATTTTATGCGCGAGGGGCTTTATGCCAATGCCTTTGAGGGGTATGAAGACAATGGTGAACGCTTTAGTTTCTTCAGCGGCGCTGTACTTCAAACGTTAAAAGCCATTGATACACGAGCAGATGTGATTCACTGTCACGACTGGCACACCGCGATGCTGCCATTTTTGCTCACCTATGAACAATCTGGTTTCTTTAAAGAGACTAAAACCGTCTTCACCATTCACAATGCCGCATTCCAAGGGGTTCATAAGCTGGAAACTATCCCTTTCCTTCGCCACCACCCTCATATTTTAGCGCAAGTACACGGTGGCTATATCAACATGCTGCAAAGCGGTATTGAATTTGCCAGTAAGGTGACCACCGTTAGCCCTAACTATGCCAGAGAGTTACTCACCGACTTAGGCAGCCACGGCCTTCACGAGCGCCTAGTTAATCGCCAAGCTGATTTAAGCGGTATTCTTAACGGGTGTGATTACACCCAGTGGAACCCAGAGACTGACACATTCTTACCTGAGAACTACAGTGTCGATAACCTCCACCCTAAGACATCGTGTAAACGGGTATTGCAGGAAAAGTGTGGTTTACCGCCAAAAGCGGCAGTACCGCTATTAGGTATGGTTTGCCGCCTGACAGAACAAAAGGGCTTTGCCTATATCCTACCTATATTGGATGATTTAATTAAACACAATATTCAAATGGTCATTGTGGGGACGGGCGACCCAAAAGTGTGTATGGATCTTGGGGAATTTGCACAGCAACACCCCGACCAATTTGCATTTATTAACGGCTTTAGTTCAGAGCATGCACATTTAGTTGAAGCGGGTGCAGACTTCTTCCTTATGCCTTCTCAATTTGAACCTTGTGGGCTTAATCAAATGTACAGCTTAGCGTACGGTACAATACCTATCGTTCGTTCTGTGGGTGGCCTAAAAGACACGGTTATTGACTACAGTAACAGCGACAATGGCACCGGCTTTGTGTTTGACGACCCTACACCACATGCCCTGCTATCCTGCATTCGCCGTGCTTTGCTGGCATTTTATGAAGATGCAGGGAAATTCAGAGAAATGCAGCAACGGGGAATGCGCACACGGTTTACTTGGGAAGCCGCCGCAAAAGACTATCAGCAACTCTATGCATCAACACAGCACTAG
- a CDS encoding methyltransferase: MILSPQSQLLERNIALFDEGQWAFINPSDAYFLDGLKSQEVTVIHQYFDIFAECVRVIPSASFDSRDITSKGFEVSQKVGNHTHIFTPFVALEKSHTDVMISLPKAKTHFQMLLRMAASMVGQNGRIHVVGENKGGIKSAAKLMQQYGATQKVDSARHCSLITVIVEAPHLAFEAEAWIDTNTYAVEGTSWKVASMPGVFSYKELDAGTELLLEKLSTSLSGDVLDFACGAGVIASYIMLKYPHLKLHLTDVSALAIYCSALTLAENQLAATLYAADGLHGMTNKVQHIVTNPPFHTGIKTDYTVTKRFISDAKARLTRGGTMQMVANRFLPYPGLLSEHFQTVYTTAQTSQFSVYQATL, encoded by the coding sequence ATGATTCTATCTCCTCAAAGCCAATTACTAGAGCGTAATATTGCGCTATTCGACGAAGGACAATGGGCTTTTATTAACCCGTCTGATGCCTATTTTCTAGACGGCTTAAAATCTCAGGAAGTTACGGTTATTCACCAGTATTTTGATATTTTTGCTGAGTGTGTAAGGGTAATACCTTCAGCGTCCTTCGATAGTAGAGATATTACCAGTAAAGGTTTCGAGGTTTCCCAAAAGGTAGGCAACCACACCCATATATTTACGCCATTTGTGGCGCTAGAAAAGTCACACACTGATGTGATGATTTCTTTACCTAAAGCAAAAACCCATTTTCAGATGCTGTTAAGAATGGCCGCCAGCATGGTTGGTCAAAATGGCCGTATTCACGTTGTTGGTGAAAACAAAGGCGGCATTAAAAGCGCCGCCAAATTAATGCAGCAATATGGCGCAACGCAAAAGGTAGATTCTGCGCGCCATTGCAGCCTGATTACCGTTATTGTTGAAGCGCCTCATCTTGCCTTTGAAGCCGAAGCATGGATTGATACCAATACGTATGCCGTTGAAGGTACGTCTTGGAAAGTGGCTTCTATGCCGGGTGTATTCAGTTATAAAGAACTAGATGCAGGTACGGAGCTTTTATTAGAAAAGCTCTCTACGTCGCTCAGCGGCGACGTACTCGACTTTGCCTGCGGTGCCGGGGTTATAGCGAGCTATATCATGCTTAAATACCCACACTTGAAGCTGCATTTGACCGATGTCAGCGCCCTTGCTATTTACTGTAGCGCACTGACTTTGGCGGAAAACCAGCTGGCAGCGACCTTGTATGCTGCCGATGGACTGCACGGCATGACTAACAAGGTACAGCACATCGTTACCAACCCTCCATTTCACACGGGTATTAAAACTGACTACACGGTGACTAAACGTTTCATTTCAGATGCGAAAGCACGTTTAACCCGTGGGGGTACCATGCAAATGGTCGCCAACCGCTTTTTGCCTTACCCTGGCTTATTATCTGAGCATTTTCAAACGGTATACACCACAGCACAAACGTCTCAATTTTCCGTTTACCAAGCGACTTTGTAA
- the trmB gene encoding tRNA (guanosine(46)-N7)-methyltransferase TrmB — translation MRQFKSQAEAEAAGVYVSKVKSFVKREGRLTKAQEKALADYWPTKGIDYSESTLSLPDVFGRSAPVVVEIGFGMGKSLVEMAANAPEKDFIGIEVHRPGVGACLADASEQGVENLRVMEHDAVEVLKNMIPDGSLSRLQLFFPDPWHKKRHHKRRIVQPEFVELVRTKLAVGGCFHMATDWEQYAEHMAEVMNNAEGYTNTATDSDYVPRPDYRPITKFETRGQKLGHGVWDLIYERTK, via the coding sequence ATGAGGCAATTCAAAAGTCAGGCGGAAGCAGAAGCCGCTGGAGTATACGTAAGCAAAGTGAAAAGCTTCGTGAAACGCGAAGGTAGGCTTACCAAAGCACAAGAGAAAGCGTTGGCAGACTATTGGCCGACAAAAGGCATCGACTATTCAGAGTCTACTCTGTCCTTGCCAGATGTGTTTGGTCGCAGCGCACCTGTAGTGGTTGAAATTGGCTTTGGCATGGGTAAATCGTTGGTTGAAATGGCCGCGAACGCCCCAGAAAAAGACTTTATCGGCATTGAAGTACATAGACCGGGCGTTGGTGCGTGCTTAGCTGATGCAAGCGAACAAGGCGTTGAGAACTTACGTGTGATGGAGCATGACGCGGTTGAAGTACTTAAAAATATGATCCCTGACGGCTCTCTGTCTCGCCTGCAGTTATTTTTCCCCGATCCATGGCACAAAAAGCGCCATCATAAGCGCCGTATTGTACAGCCTGAATTCGTTGAATTAGTACGCACGAAACTCGCTGTAGGCGGTTGTTTCCACATGGCAACAGACTGGGAACAATATGCTGAGCATATGGCCGAGGTAATGAATAATGCTGAAGGCTACACCAATACAGCGACCGATAGTGACTATGTACCTCGCCCAGACTACCGCCCTATCACCAAGTTTGAAACTCGTGGTCAAAAACTTGGCCATGGCGTATGGGATTTGATTTACGAGCGTACTAAATAA
- a CDS encoding alpha/beta fold hydrolase, with translation MSVQHPVLFFPGTLCDERIFLSLWRQLNIAQRRYVPLQWASSQEEMLALSEDRILDNEKVHLVGYSMGGFIASLVAQRNPHNIASVTLIGYNPEGLSKEEIAKRKQLTSMLKQGNFKPDNDAYLSRFIHPSRLNDDKVAGVVKSMAQDLGKTTLLNHTLATTPRESTVKALAKINAPTTLIAAQQDAIAPAAAIAQLKAQLPKANFQVIENAGHMMVLEQTDAVASIIAKQIGV, from the coding sequence GTGTCTGTGCAGCACCCTGTTTTGTTTTTTCCCGGTACACTTTGCGATGAACGTATTTTTTTATCGCTATGGCGACAGTTAAATATAGCGCAACGCCGCTACGTGCCCCTTCAATGGGCGTCGTCACAAGAAGAGATGCTGGCATTAAGCGAAGACCGTATTCTAGATAACGAAAAAGTGCATCTAGTGGGCTACTCCATGGGCGGGTTTATTGCCTCGCTGGTGGCACAGCGCAACCCACATAATATCGCATCGGTAACCCTGATTGGCTATAACCCTGAAGGCTTGTCAAAAGAGGAAATCGCCAAGCGAAAACAGCTTACTTCCATGCTTAAGCAAGGGAATTTCAAACCCGATAACGATGCCTATTTATCCCGTTTTATTCACCCTTCACGCCTTAACGATGACAAGGTTGCTGGTGTTGTAAAATCGATGGCCCAAGATCTAGGTAAAACGACCTTACTTAATCACACCCTTGCGACTACGCCCCGAGAAAGTACCGTTAAAGCGCTGGCTAAGATCAACGCGCCGACAACACTTATTGCTGCTCAACAGGACGCGATTGCACCTGCCGCAGCAATAGCGCAACTTAAAGCGCAACTGCCTAAGGCAAACTTTCAAGTCATAGAAAATGCCGGTCATATGATGGTGTTAGAGCAAACCGATGCGGTAGCGTCTATTATTGCAAAACAAATTGGCGTATAA